One window of the Chlorogloeopsis sp. ULAP01 genome contains the following:
- a CDS encoding DUF3987 domain-containing protein, whose translation MITQLSAFEIDTSQAIKQLELLGYQRGDAIYVRAFLPKEDPRYAPNTGRKADKLNFKQILQWQQQGYGIYFVINGGGHKDEDVQLCRAVFIEHDDLEIELQKDLWQTLSLPEPTFQIQTRKSVHSYWVFEKPIPVEEWKQLQNDLLTYTGADPAIKNPSRVMRLAGAWHIKPGEKPQRCDIISQSGIRYTYEKLRSSVPLSQNPELVQRERKTVQSAASAFAHEQQYTRYEDISVPVPVAVPLEVCLSKESRTLLNFGVNEGGRNTNGAKLARDLIGTANYLTNIGQQFDGDPQLLLQDYASRCNPPLPAKEVDAIWKSAEKDRPKPSCTPLCVETCIKAWYWNTYIKPNQNFLASSGKPARNPGFGNVSSVGKKPLISDAALHERILEILSSCDSESGQAIALMELAASVGCPYRQIEQLVKLLTFEVDLQTDTLVATQKLSSLLKTHPHQLDLTRLLEPQFAQLLIDTAKAMPTAPEFLFTTLLGTAASRIGSAARVIVKPSAKYAQPMVMWTSIVAESGSMKTPAQRLIIDPLVELEAEAFERYRMELADYNKLQTVGKSKKQDDSQQEPAIAPTRQRYLTKDSTLETLQRIHSENPRGLLYYRDELAGLFKARNQYRGGLGADEEQELDQFNGSAIIYDRSDKSVCLPKSAISRTGSIQWEVLATIMGDHNDCNGNFARWLFCAAKSPKRYLRLVGENTAVDTGISQGLRQLYIKLGQVPEQDYFLSTEAAMLFEAWQHSLVDVQVAEESYGLRVVYPKIEAYTTRLALWLHIVNAVLRGETPSQVICGDTMEKAIELAAYFLWQHKLIHAQNSPESGLTSWGLKIQKVAERLGGATASMLKSSIRAFRKKPTFEIRRLMEMMAAAGWGRVENKGSNLVYVPNGVPLSEIDKIDINLTPVSIQKTQSTPGFDKEIDSFDINLKAPVSSEKVTNCHSNSSLRLEDVELRQFVNSNAQMPTEEGTDLIDNNCQLERQLSTDEWSNIEFLGNSHDHDSSRLLRGNDVPTPLPSNGNVTEALVDLNFPNATAKTEQDVNPTVTGRKSNNRKLQPVEILTAAGEWIGGYFIDACVTVANLVGRFSLFDAEGRMHVFEGQIRRASSG comes from the coding sequence ATGATTACACAGCTTTCAGCATTTGAAATTGATACCTCACAAGCGATTAAGCAGCTAGAACTTTTGGGATATCAGCGAGGTGATGCTATTTATGTTCGGGCTTTCTTGCCTAAAGAAGACCCCCGTTACGCTCCTAACACAGGACGCAAAGCTGATAAACTCAACTTCAAACAAATTTTGCAGTGGCAGCAGCAGGGTTACGGCATATATTTTGTGATTAACGGCGGTGGCCATAAAGATGAAGACGTTCAACTGTGCCGTGCAGTCTTTATTGAGCATGATGACCTGGAAATAGAGTTACAGAAAGATTTGTGGCAAACACTTTCGCTACCAGAACCAACCTTTCAAATCCAGACTCGCAAATCCGTGCATTCTTACTGGGTGTTTGAAAAACCCATCCCAGTTGAAGAGTGGAAGCAGTTGCAAAATGATCTACTAACCTACACTGGTGCTGACCCAGCCATCAAAAATCCCAGTCGGGTGATGCGATTAGCTGGTGCGTGGCACATCAAGCCAGGGGAAAAGCCGCAAAGGTGCGATATCATCTCCCAGTCTGGTATTAGGTACACATATGAAAAATTGCGTTCCTCTGTGCCGTTATCGCAGAATCCTGAGTTAGTCCAACGAGAGCGTAAAACAGTGCAATCAGCAGCCAGTGCTTTTGCACACGAGCAACAGTACACTCGGTATGAAGATATCTCTGTACCAGTGCCAGTTGCAGTGCCGCTCGAAGTCTGTCTCTCCAAAGAGTCTCGTACTCTGCTCAACTTTGGGGTAAACGAGGGGGGTCGTAATACCAATGGAGCCAAACTAGCACGAGACTTAATTGGCACTGCCAATTATCTTACTAACATCGGTCAGCAGTTTGACGGCGACCCACAGCTACTGTTGCAGGACTACGCTAGTCGTTGTAACCCACCGCTACCAGCTAAAGAAGTTGATGCTATCTGGAAGTCAGCCGAAAAAGACCGCCCTAAACCCAGCTGTACTCCTTTATGTGTGGAAACCTGTATTAAGGCTTGGTACTGGAACACTTATATTAAGCCGAATCAAAATTTCTTGGCTAGTTCTGGTAAACCTGCTAGAAATCCTGGGTTTGGTAATGTTTCCAGTGTTGGGAAAAAGCCGCTTATTTCAGATGCCGCACTGCACGAACGCATTCTAGAAATTTTGAGCAGTTGTGATTCCGAGTCAGGGCAAGCGATCGCATTGATGGAGTTGGCGGCTTCGGTGGGGTGTCCCTATCGGCAGATTGAGCAGCTAGTTAAGCTACTTACTTTTGAAGTAGATTTACAAACTGACACTTTAGTTGCCACGCAGAAGCTTTCATCTTTGCTTAAAACTCATCCTCACCAACTTGACCTTACCCGATTGCTTGAACCTCAGTTCGCCCAACTTCTGATTGATACCGCTAAGGCCATGCCGACAGCTCCTGAATTTTTATTTACGACACTCTTGGGAACTGCGGCATCTCGAATTGGATCGGCAGCGCGAGTAATTGTAAAGCCATCCGCAAAGTACGCTCAACCGATGGTGATGTGGACGAGCATTGTAGCTGAATCTGGTTCTATGAAAACTCCAGCCCAACGGTTAATTATCGATCCCTTAGTGGAATTAGAAGCTGAGGCTTTTGAGCGCTATCGGATGGAACTAGCTGATTACAACAAGCTGCAAACAGTGGGTAAAAGCAAAAAGCAGGACGACTCACAACAGGAGCCAGCAATAGCACCCACTCGCCAGCGCTATCTAACTAAGGACAGCACACTAGAAACATTGCAGCGAATTCATAGTGAAAATCCTCGCGGACTGCTGTACTACCGGGATGAACTAGCAGGGTTATTCAAAGCCCGTAATCAATATCGCGGTGGTTTAGGGGCTGATGAAGAGCAGGAACTCGATCAATTCAATGGGTCTGCAATTATCTACGACCGCTCAGACAAATCTGTATGCTTACCTAAAAGTGCCATCTCACGTACAGGCAGCATCCAGTGGGAAGTTTTAGCTACTATAATGGGTGACCACAACGACTGCAACGGCAATTTTGCCCGATGGCTGTTCTGTGCTGCAAAGTCTCCCAAACGTTATCTGCGGTTAGTTGGAGAAAATACTGCTGTCGATACTGGTATCTCTCAAGGACTACGTCAACTTTACATAAAACTCGGCCAGGTGCCAGAACAAGATTACTTCCTAAGCACGGAAGCGGCTATGTTGTTTGAGGCGTGGCAGCATTCTCTCGTAGATGTCCAAGTTGCTGAGGAATCTTATGGACTGAGGGTAGTCTACCCCAAGATTGAAGCTTACACCACAAGGTTGGCACTGTGGCTACACATCGTCAATGCTGTCTTAAGGGGTGAAACTCCGAGTCAAGTCATCTGTGGTGACACGATGGAAAAGGCCATTGAGCTAGCAGCTTATTTCCTGTGGCAGCATAAATTAATTCATGCTCAAAACTCTCCAGAATCTGGGCTGACATCTTGGGGTCTGAAAATACAGAAAGTGGCTGAACGTCTGGGAGGGGCTACAGCTTCCATGCTCAAGAGTAGCATCCGCGCTTTCCGCAAAAAACCGACTTTTGAAATCCGGCGACTGATGGAAATGATGGCAGCAGCAGGTTGGGGTCGTGTTGAAAATAAAGGGTCTAACTTAGTCTACGTGCCAAATGGTGTGCCACTGAGTGAGATTGACAAAATTGACATAAATTTGACACCTGTGTCAATCCAAAAAACCCAAAGCACTCCTGGATTTGACAAAGAAATTGACTCATTTGACATAAATCTTAAGGCACCTGTTTCTTCAGAGAAAGTCACTAACTGCCACTCAAATTCCTCATTACGATTGGAAGATGTAGAGTTACGTCAATTTGTCAATTCAAACGCTCAAATGCCCACCGAAGAAGGCACTGACTTGATTGACAATAACTGTCAATTGGAGCGTCAATTGTCAACGGATGAATGGTCAAATATAGAATTTCTAGGCAATAGTCACGATCATGATTCATCTCGGTTGCTTCGAGGAAATGATGTACCAACTCCTCTGCCATCAAATGGTAATGTTACGGAAGCACTAGTTGACTTAAATTTCCCGAATGCTACCGCCAAGACAGAGCAAGACGTGAACCCAACAGTTACAGGTAGGAAATCAAACAATCGCAAGCTTCAGCCAGTCGAAATTTTGACGGCAGCTGGGGAGTGGATTGGTGGGTATTTTATTGATGCTTGTGTCACTGTTGCCAATTTAGTAGGGCGATTTAGTTTATTTGATGCAGAGGGGAGAATGCATGTCTTTGAAGGACAAATCCGAAGAGCATCATCAGGCTAG